A stretch of DNA from Nonomuraea muscovyensis:
ACCCGCTGGTGCGGGCCGCCGCCGTGGTCGCCGTCCCCGACCCGTACCTGGGCGAGCGCACCTGCGCCTGCATCGTCCCGGTCACCGGCCCGGCCGGCGCAGCCGACCTCGGAGACCCGGCCGATCCCGCCCACACCGCGGACCCCGCCGCGCGGGCGCCCTCGCAGCGGGCGATCGCGGAGTTCATGCGCGAGCGCGGCGTGGCCGCCTACAAGGTGCCGGACCGCGTCGAGGTCGTCCCGAGCCTGCCTCTCACCCCCGTGGGGAAGATCGACAAGGCCCGGCTGCGCGCCGGGCTCGCGCGACCCGGCGCGCGTCACGACGGCGGCGAGCCCGCGTGAGCCCCGCCACGACCGCCGAGGGGGAGCACACGCGCCCGCGCACCGCTCCCCAGCAGCCCGACTGGGGCGACCCGGCCCTGCTGGAGGAGGTCACCGGGACGCTCGCCGGGCTGAGGCCGCTGGTCACACGCGCCGAGTGCGCCCGGCTCACCGACGCGGTCGCCGAGGTGGAGCGCGGGCGGGCGCTGCTGCTGCAGGGCGGCGACTGCGCCGAACGCTTCCGCGAGTCCGGCCCGGACCAGGTCGAGGCCAAGCTGCGGCAGCTCTACGACCTCGCCGCCGGGATGTGCACCGCCACCGGCCTGCCCGCCGTGCCCGTCGGCCGGCTGGCCGGTCAGTACGGCAAGCCGCGCTCCTCGCCATACGAGCGCGGCGCGGACGGCACCCCGGTCCCGGCCTACCGCGGCGACGCCGTCAACAGCCCCGCCGACGACCCGCGGGCCCGCCACCCCGACCCGTCCCGGCTGCTGCGCGCCTACGCGTGCGCGGAGCGGGTGCTGCGCGAGGTCCGCGGCTCCTGGCGCGGGCGCGGCCCGCTGGAGCGGGCGTACGTCTCCCACGAGGCGCTGCTGCTCGACTACGAGCAGCCCCTCGTCCGCCGGGACGGCGCGACCGCCTACGCCTCCTCCGCCCACTCGGTGTGGGTCGGCGAGCGCACCCGCGACCCCGGCGGGCCGCACGTCGCCTTCGCCGCGGGCGTCGCCAACACCGTCGGCGTCAAGCTGGGGCCGTCCGTCACACCGGCGCAGGCGGTCCGGCTGAGCCGCCTGCTCAACCCCGACGCCAGGCCCGGCCGGCTGGTGTTCGTGGTGCGCCTCGGCAGCGCGAAGGTCCGCACGGTGCTGCCCGAGATCGTGGGAGAGGTGACCAGGCGGGGTAGACCGGTCGTGTGGCTGTGCGACCCGATGCACGGCAACACCGTCCGCATCGGTTCGGGGCCGAAGACCCGGCCCATGGAGGCGATCCTGGAGGAGGTGGTGGCGTTCGTGCGGGTGCTCCAGGCGCAGCGGCGGCATCCGGCCGGGCTGCATCTGGAGATGACGCCCCAGGACGTCACCGAGTGCGTCACCGCGCCGCGCCCGCACGCGGGGCCGCCCGCGCTGCCGCGCTACCGCACCGCCTGCGATCCCCGCCTCAACGCCGGCCAGGCGGCCGAGGTGGTCGACCGGTTCGTGAGAGTCCTGTGAAGGAGGCGACGTGAGCTTCGACGGCATCCCGCGCAAGGCCTACGACTTCTACAAGGAGCTGGAGGGCGACAACACGAAGGAGTTCTGGCACGCGCGCAAGGAGACCTACGACACCTGCGTGCGCGAGCCGCTCCAGGCTCTGCTGGCCGAGCTGGAGGACGAGTTCGGCCCGGCCAAGCTCTTCCGGCCGCAGCGGGACACCCGGTTCAGCAAGGACAAGTCGCCGTACAAGGCCGAGCAGACGGCGAGCGTCGCCGTCGAGGGCTCCGTCGGCTACTACCTGCAGCTCGAGGCGGCGGGGCTGTACGTGGGGGCGGGTTTCCACGCCTTCGGCGGCGACGACACGGCCCGCTACCGGGCGGCCGTGGCCGACGACGAGGCGGGCGCCGAGCTGGCCACCATCACCGAACGCCTCACCAAGGACGGCTTCGACCTGGTCGGGGAGCGGGTCAAGACCCGGCCGCGCGGCTACCCGGCCGACCATCCGCGCCTCGACCTGCTGCGCTTCTCGTCGCTGGGCGCCGAGCGGCGCATCCCCAAGAGCAGGGCCACGGGCAAGCAGGCGCTGACCGCCGTCCGCGACGACTGGCGGCGCCTGCGTCCCCTGGTCGAGTGGCTGGTCGCCCACGCCGCCCACGGCCGCCCCGCCTCCTGACGCCGCCGGGCCGCGCCGCCCCGGCGACCGGCCGTGCCGCCCTTCGGGGCCGCTCGCGTGCGTTCGCGGGCCCGGTGGCGGGGGGTCGACTTCGGTCGCGTGCGTTCGCGGGCCCGGGTGCCGGGGTTCGGGGCCGGTCGCGTACGGTGCTCAGGGGCGGGACGCGAGCTGTCCGGCGGGCCGGCCGAGGTGCTCGGTCGGGACGCGGTGCGTCTCGCGGGCGGTCGCCACCGCGATGGCGCTGATGGCGCAGAGGATCGCCGTGAAGACGCCCACCCCGACCCAGCCGCGCAGGCCGAGCCAGCCCTCCGGCGAGACGATCCCGGCGGCCGAGGCGACGGCGAACCCGGCGATGGCGAAGCCGATCTGCGTGCCGATCGCCATCCCCGAGAGCCGGACCTTCGTGGTGAACATCTCGCCGTACAGCGCCGGCCAGGTCCCGTTGGCGGCCGAGTAGACGACGCCGAACGTCAGCACGCCCACCAGGAAGATCAGCGGGTAGCTCCCGGAGTTGATGGCCGCCAGGTAGGCGAAGATCATGATGGGACTGCCGACGGCCCCGACGAGGAAGACCGGCTTGCGGCCGATCCGGTCCGACAGGCGCGCCCACAGCGGGATGGCGACCAGGGCCGTGACGTTGGCGGCGATGCTCACCCACAGCATGGTCGCCTTGTCCAGCCCGACGGACTCGCCGGTGGCGTAGTTCAGCGCCCACACGGTGAAGATGGTGCTGACCGTGGCGATGAGCGCCGCGCACACGACGCGCAGCACGCTGCCCCAGTGGTCGCGGAACAGCAGGGCCAGCGGCATGCGGGGCACGGTGCCCTCGGCCACCTCGCGCTCGAAGGCGGGCGTCTCCTCCAGCTTGCGGCGGATGACCCAGCCGGCGACGGCGACGGCCACGCTCAGCCAGAACGGCACCCGCCATCCCCAGCTCAGCAACTGCTCCTCGGGCAGCGCCGCGACGGGGATGAACACGAACGTGGCCAGGATCTGGCCGAACTGGGTGCCGTTGAGGGTGAAGCTCGTGTAGTAGCCGCGGCGGTCGGCGGGGGCGTGTTCGAGGGTCATGGAGTTGGCGCTGGCCTGCTCGCCGGCCGCCGAGAGGCCCTGCATGACGCGCAGCAGCACGAGCAGGACGGGCGCCAGACCGCCGATCTGCTCGCGGGTCGGCAGGCAGCCGATGAGGAAGGTCGACACGCCCATGAGGACGAGCGTGAACACCATGATCTTGCGGCGGCCGAACCGGTCGCCGACGTGCCCGAGGGCGAACGCGCCGATGGGGCGCGCCGCGTAGGCGACGCCGAACGTGGCCAGGGACTGCAGGGTCGCCGTGGCCGGGTCCGAGGCGTCGAAGAAGACCTTGGAGAAGATCAGGGCGGCGGCGCTGCCGTAGATGAAGAAGTCGTAGTACTCGAGCGCGCTGCCGATCCAGGCGGCCAGCGCCGCTTTGCGTGGCTTGCCCTCGGGGACGTCGGTCACGGTCGCTCCTTAGGTGGGTCTCCGGCGGCGGCCGGGCGGGGGGTGGCGGAGCCCGCTTAGTTACGAACTGGATAGTTAATTCGCACGGGTGCGGCCATGGTGCTGTGAGGGTCTCCGTCTGTCAAGGGTCTTCCTCGCCGCGACGGGGCGGGCTATAACTAACTCACTAGTTTGTTCATTGCGGCGAACGTGAGGCCACCACGACATGACCCCTTCGTACCTCGTCGGGCTGATAGGCGCCGGCATCGGCACGTCCCTGAGCCCGGCCCTGCACGAGCGGGAGGCGCACCACCACGGCCTGCGCTACCTCTACCGGCTCGTCGACCTGGCCGGACTGGGGCTCGGGCCGGAGAGCGCGGGCGAGCTGGTGCGGGCGGCGCGGCGGCTCGGCTTCGACGGGCTCAACATCACCCACCCCTGCAAGCAGACCGTCATCGCCCACCTCGACGAGCTGTCCGTCGACGCCGCCACCCTCGGCGCGGTCAACACCGTCACCTTCGAGGGGGAGCGGGCGATCGGCCACAACACCGACTGGATCGGCTTCGCCGAGTCGTTCGCCCGCGGTCTCCCGGACGCGGCCACCCGCCGGGTCGTCCAGCTCGGCGCCGGCGGCGCGGGAGCCGCCACCGCCCACGCGCTGCTCACGCTCGGCGCCGACCACCTGACCGTCGCCGACCTCGACCCCAGCCGGGCGCGAGGGCTGGCGGACGCGCTGGTGGCCAGGTTCGGGCCGGGCCGCGCGAGCACCGTACCCCTGCCGCCACCCCTGCCACCGCAGCCGGACCCGCACGGCCAGCAGCCGGACCCGAGCGGCCCGCCCGTCACGCGGGGCCCGCAGCGGGGCGGGGCCGGGGAGCCGGGCGAGCGGGGGGAGCCGGCGGACGGGCGGGAGCTGGCGGAGCTGCTGCGTGCGGCGGACGGGCTCGTGCACGCCACGCCCACCGGCATGGCGCGGCACCCGGGCCTGCCCCTGCCCGCCGGCCTGCTCCACCCCGGCCTGTGGGTGGCCGACATCGTCTACCGCCCCCTGGACACCGAACTGCTGCGCACCGCGCGGGCGCTCGGCTGCCGCACCCTGGACGGCGGCGGCATGGTCGTCTTCCAGGCCGCGCACGCCTTCCGGCTGTTCACCGGCGCCGAACCCGACACCGAACGCATGCTCGCCCACCTGACCACGCTCGTCACGTCCTGACTCGTCATCTCCCGAGGAGAGCCCCCGTGCGCAGGTCCATCGCCACCGTCTCGGTCAGCGGCACCCTGGCCGAGAAGCTCGACGCCATCGCCGCCGCGGGCTTCGACGGCGTCGAGATCTTCGAGAACGACCTCGTCTCCTCCCCGCTGTCGCCGGAGGAGGTGCGCGACCGGGCCGCCGACCTCGGGCTCGGCATCGACCTCTACCAGCCGTTCCGCGACTTCGAGGCGGTCGGCCCCGACGCGCTCGCGGCCGGCCTGCGCCGGGCCGAGCACAAGTTCGCCGTGATGGAACGGTTGGGTGCGCGCACGCTGCTGGTGTGCTCCAACGTCTCGCGGGACGCCGTGGACGACGACGAGCTGGCCGCCGCCCAGTTGCGGCTGCTGGCGGAACGGGCCGCCGCCCACGGCATCAGGATCGCCTACGAGGCGCTGGCCTGGGGGCGGCACGTCGACGACTACCTGCACGCCTGGCGGATCGTCCGCATGGCCGACCACCCGAACCTCGGCACCTGTCTGGACAGCTTCCACATCCTCTCGCGCGGCACGGATCCCGGCGGCATCGAGGCGATCCCCGGCGAGAAGATCTTCTTCCTGCAGCTCGCCGACGCGCCGCGGCTGGCCATGGACGTGCTGCAGTGGAGCCGCCACCACCGCTGCTTCCCCGGCCAGGGCGACTTCGACGTGGCCGGAGTGGTCGGGCACGCGCTCCGCGCCGGATACCGCGGGCCGCTGTCGCTGGAGGTGTTCAACGACATCGTCCGGCAGGCCGCCGCGGCCCGCACGGCCGTCGACGCCATGCGGTCGCTGATCGCCCTGGAGGAGCGGGCCACCGCCCCCGCGACGGCGCCCACCGGGTTCGCCTTCGCCGAGTTGGCCGTGCCCGCGCCGGAACGGCTCGGCGAGCTGCTCACCGCCCTGGGCTTCGCCCGTACGGGCGGGCACGCCACCAAGCCCGTCGAGCTGTGGGAGCAGGGCCGGGCCCGGATCCTGCTCAACGCGACCGCGCGCGAGGGCACCTCCCTGGCGGCGATCGGCCTGGAGACGCCCGACCCCGGTGGCGCGGTGCGGCACGCGGAACACCTGCTGGCACCCGTGCTGCCCCGCCACCGCGCGCCCGGCGAGGCCGACCTGCACGCCGTCGCCGCGCCCGACGGCACCGAGCTGTTCTTCTGCCGTACGGACGACCCCGCCTGGCGCGCCGACTTCTCCCGGCCGCGGGAGGCGCCCGGCGGCGAGATCACCTGCCTCGACCACGTGGCGCTCGCTCAGCCGCGTCACCAGTTCGACGAGGCCGCCCTGTTCTACCGCAGCGTCCTCGGCCTGCGCCCGGCCGCGCGCGTCGAGTTCGCCGACCCGTACGGCCTGGTCCGCAGCCGTGCCATGGCGGG
This window harbors:
- a CDS encoding 3-deoxy-7-phosphoheptulonate synthase; translation: MSPATTAEGEHTRPRTAPQQPDWGDPALLEEVTGTLAGLRPLVTRAECARLTDAVAEVERGRALLLQGGDCAERFRESGPDQVEAKLRQLYDLAAGMCTATGLPAVPVGRLAGQYGKPRSSPYERGADGTPVPAYRGDAVNSPADDPRARHPDPSRLLRAYACAERVLREVRGSWRGRGPLERAYVSHEALLLDYEQPLVRRDGATAYASSAHSVWVGERTRDPGGPHVAFAAGVANTVGVKLGPSVTPAQAVRLSRLLNPDARPGRLVFVVRLGSAKVRTVLPEIVGEVTRRGRPVVWLCDPMHGNTVRIGSGPKTRPMEAILEEVVAFVRVLQAQRRHPAGLHLEMTPQDVTECVTAPRPHAGPPALPRYRTACDPRLNAGQAAEVVDRFVRVL
- a CDS encoding shikimate dehydrogenase gives rise to the protein MTPSYLVGLIGAGIGTSLSPALHEREAHHHGLRYLYRLVDLAGLGLGPESAGELVRAARRLGFDGLNITHPCKQTVIAHLDELSVDAATLGAVNTVTFEGERAIGHNTDWIGFAESFARGLPDAATRRVVQLGAGGAGAATAHALLTLGADHLTVADLDPSRARGLADALVARFGPGRASTVPLPPPLPPQPDPHGQQPDPSGPPVTRGPQRGGAGEPGERGEPADGRELAELLRAADGLVHATPTGMARHPGLPLPAGLLHPGLWVADIVYRPLDTELLRTARALGCRTLDGGGMVVFQAAHAFRLFTGAEPDTERMLAHLTTLVTS
- a CDS encoding MFS transporter; translation: MTDVPEGKPRKAALAAWIGSALEYYDFFIYGSAAALIFSKVFFDASDPATATLQSLATFGVAYAARPIGAFALGHVGDRFGRRKIMVFTLVLMGVSTFLIGCLPTREQIGGLAPVLLVLLRVMQGLSAAGEQASANSMTLEHAPADRRGYYTSFTLNGTQFGQILATFVFIPVAALPEEQLLSWGWRVPFWLSVAVAVAGWVIRRKLEETPAFEREVAEGTVPRMPLALLFRDHWGSVLRVVCAALIATVSTIFTVWALNYATGESVGLDKATMLWVSIAANVTALVAIPLWARLSDRIGRKPVFLVGAVGSPIMIFAYLAAINSGSYPLIFLVGVLTFGVVYSAANGTWPALYGEMFTTKVRLSGMAIGTQIGFAIAGFAVASAAGIVSPEGWLGLRGWVGVGVFTAILCAISAIAVATARETHRVPTEHLGRPAGQLASRP
- a CDS encoding bifunctional sugar phosphate isomerase/epimerase/4-hydroxyphenylpyruvate dioxygenase family protein, producing the protein MRRSIATVSVSGTLAEKLDAIAAAGFDGVEIFENDLVSSPLSPEEVRDRAADLGLGIDLYQPFRDFEAVGPDALAAGLRRAEHKFAVMERLGARTLLVCSNVSRDAVDDDELAAAQLRLLAERAAAHGIRIAYEALAWGRHVDDYLHAWRIVRMADHPNLGTCLDSFHILSRGTDPGGIEAIPGEKIFFLQLADAPRLAMDVLQWSRHHRCFPGQGDFDVAGVVGHALRAGYRGPLSLEVFNDIVRQAAAARTAVDAMRSLIALEERATAPATAPTGFAFAELAVPAPERLGELLTALGFARTGGHATKPVELWEQGRARILLNATAREGTSLAAIGLETPDPGGAVRHAEHLLAPVLPRHRAPGEADLHAVAAPDGTELFFCRTDDPAWRADFSRPREAPGGEITCLDHVALAQPRHQFDEAALFYRSVLGLRPAARVEFADPYGLVRSRAMAGPGDAVRMVLNIASVGGGGAPWQHVALASTDIVATARRLRGLTLPIPANYHDDLEARFDLGPERHRLLRELGLLYDRDEHGEFLHLYTATYGRVFFEVVQRIGGYRGYGTAGSHVRLAAQHDGPYP
- a CDS encoding DUF2461 domain-containing protein, with amino-acid sequence MSFDGIPRKAYDFYKELEGDNTKEFWHARKETYDTCVREPLQALLAELEDEFGPAKLFRPQRDTRFSKDKSPYKAEQTASVAVEGSVGYYLQLEAAGLYVGAGFHAFGGDDTARYRAAVADDEAGAELATITERLTKDGFDLVGERVKTRPRGYPADHPRLDLLRFSSLGAERRIPKSRATGKQALTAVRDDWRRLRPLVEWLVAHAAHGRPAS